The following proteins are co-located in the Doryrhamphus excisus isolate RoL2022-K1 chromosome 3, RoL_Dexc_1.0, whole genome shotgun sequence genome:
- the chd8 gene encoding chromodomain-helicase-DNA-binding protein 8 isoform X3 has protein sequence MADPIMDLFEDTPLFNLDALPGESFSQGSSDPVEEALKLALGQMDTPESELAVNAGLGVPVVAAAVPEQAPIPVPAQQQVVPAQTVPLAVAQVPAAVDSVPQVPAQVAVPVASNTGVATSSAVLLNSPLTVSSPPATTTATAASAQQLAQLAQQLTPQQLAAITQQAGGKIVILKGPQGQAQVLQTVPASAGQTGGKVIRLVSGSPIKPGMSILQGGAVLNQATGAAAQAQVKVGSAGVQRLLQSPNGPVKQVLLTSMPQQVQQTQGQQVQVQIPQGQTQVQVQSQPAHIQVQAQNQVQLQPAMQAQTPGSEAKRITLVLQQPSQAAAAATPTGQTVAGQPQVTQVQTAQGGQQQQQQQAQAPARLVLGQLPGGKLVLQGSQLSALTQARAAGQAGGQPKVLTIQLQVQQQPNQQGGVKYQLVSGGGNTGSPQVLQISQGQGGQRLAVPFKMLLQPQTSSASTAGGGAVSVVKVVNTSTAGPSSTTTSPTQTIRIAKAPGDSSSVRRVEILCKQEKANRIVAEAIARAKARGEKNLPRVLNQDELPATQTSPEIGGTVTVVSTTKKKTSGGGSKKKSPVATGSPSKPAGGADKKGKAKPAGGSVIDTGGIVIPAAGNKSKSKIKTNTITLVGAKKRKRNASSDHSDGELSPASPAALEEDLIMKRRSNRVVKRKKYTEDLDIKITDDEDEQEDVDVMTTTAAVASISAQPVAAVTTPAAAAAAAHMHQEIEFNADGLPGMQFFVENPSEEDAAIVDKVLSMRLTKKEVFPGQYTNVEEFFVKYKNYSYLHCEWASLEQLEKDKRIHQKIKRFKTKHAQMRHIFQEEEELFNPDYIEVDRILDVSHSVDKDNGEVVYYLVKWCSLPYEDATWELKEDVDEGKVEEFSKIQTRQPRLKRTSRPPAGSWKKLEETREYKNGNTLREYQLEGVNWLLFNWYNRQNCILADEMGLGKTIQSIALLSEIYAAGLQGPFLVIAPLSTITNWEREFSTWTNMNAIVYHGSLASRQMIQQYEMYCKDDKEHLIPGAYKFDALITTFEMILSDCPELREISWRCVIIDEAHRLKNRNCKLLDSLKMLDLEHKVLLTGTPLQNTVEELFSLLHFLEPAQFPSEIEFLREFGDLKTEEQVQKLQAILKPMMLRRLKEDVEKNLAPKQETIIEVELTDVQKKYYRAILERNFSFLSLGANSNSNVPNLLNTMMELRKCCNHPYLINGAEEKIVAELRMVYDPLAPDFHLQALIRSAGKLVLLDKLLPRLKAGGHKVLIFSQMVRCLDILEDYLINKRYLYERIDGRVRGNLRQAAIDRFSKPDSDRFVFLLCTRAGGLGINLTAADTCVIFDSDWNPQNDLQAQARCHRIGQSKAVKVYRLITRNSYEREMLDKASLKLGLDRAVLQSMSGNKDSNVNGIQQFSKKEIEDLLRKGAYAAIMDENDEGSRFCEEDIDQILQRRATTITIESEGKGSTFSKASFVASENRNDIALDDPEFWQKWAKKADIDMDTINRKNTLVIDTPRVRKQTRQYSSLRGEGGELSDMDSDEEYPPANSRHSRSSRRSDRQSGVGYGRTDCFRVEKHLLVYGWGRWRDILAHARCKRRLSDRDVETICRVILVFCLLHYRGDENIKSFIWELITPPENGREPQTLLNHSGLSIPVPRGRKGKRVKAQSTFDVQKVEWIRKYNPDTLLLDDSYRKHLKHQCNKVLLRVRMLYYLKQEVIGDHADSVLKGADIRDVDIWIPEMEQQEVPAGWWDAEADRSLLAGVFKHGYEMYTTMRADSRLCFLERVGRPDDKAIDAEQHTGDGELGDEGDYDKYSEDPEFKPASRLPKDSYEEPDGMKAEEEITVVDNKAVPAITESIPNPNQSGCDWPSSSSLTARLRRLITAYQRSYRQEQLKLEAEAKGDRRRRRCEQASKLKEIARQERQQRWTRREECDFYRVVSTFGVERMKKEPGLPDGEDPDFDWNRFRTFARLDKKTDESLSRYFRSFVIMCRRVCHLRPSRDEDTSSGPQTVAPITEERASRTLYRISLLRRLRERVLPHPSLEERLPLAPPSSELPTWWNIPDHDRQLMLGTALHGVSRTELSIFSDPQFTFSAARDEFIQNQQAALPPQPPPQPIMHLGQPKSDGEVSGGKEEGQEEDIRLLGGEIGANLQSTPLGLHDAKSQAQTWSFKKNKAKGGSKGEEGGSDSDSDSDSGSSSSDRSGSSDDSGDSDEEVDGAGMKTCDEDNSLISMTLSQDGIPPSDPIRVDWPKDRVLINRLDSLCTLVLTGQWPSGRRYVSEAHLNANSELAGDEMAYARAARKPIGMPGGEGEDGEFTVKLLKEEGLKLTFSKQALMPNGSGGESSRKRRKDQELSDPDGLLDPLERIPRRRDPPTWLKENPDYEVEGDMLELLVNRSKRKRRRRADKVLTGNEKVKLINMRTGKKIGAAFCPMLQDLREYLEENPDFAVMPDWSETVRNSGFLPEALFHRLLNEYTEIPKKSRHRHHHHHHHHHHHHHHQHTPEPTPENPYLEGVEEETLVSDGAYMMDEEDLETSQHFLTSPDFDVKIEAGDSLSQGDYDSSDQEALLDDVILTQKDSDSSSSSED, from the exons ATGGCAGACCCTATAATGGACCTCTTTGAGGACACCCCACTGTTTAATCTGGATGCACTTCCGGGTGAGTCCTTCTCGCAGGGTTCTTCAGACCCCGTGGAGGAAGCCCTTAAACTAGCACTGGGTCAAATGGACACCCCTGAGTCTGAGCTTGCCGTCAACGCTGGCCTCGGTGTACCCGTAGTAGCCGCCGCCGTACCTGAACAGGCCCCAATCCCGGTCCCCGCGCAGCAGCAAGTGGTACCCGCTCAGACGGTTCCTTTAGCTGTAGCCCAAGTTCCTGCTGCTGTTGATTCTGTACCTCAAGTTCCGGCCCAGGTCGCCGTACCTGTTGCTAGCAACACCGGCGTCGCTACCAGTAGCGCCGTTCTGCTGAACTCCCCGCTAACTGTCTCCAGCCCTCCAGCTACGACGACCGCCACCGCCGCTAGCGCACAGCAGCTCGCACAGTTAGCTCAGCAGCTCACTCCGCAGCAGTTAGCCGCCATCACACAGCAAGCCGGCGGGAAAATTGTCATTCTTAAAGGCCCTCAAGGACAAGCCCAGGTCCTGCAGACTGTGCCCGCATCTGCGGGTCAAACCGGCGGCAAGGTGATTCGTTTGGTGTCCGGCTCGCCTATCAAACCCGGCATGTCCATATTGCAAGGAGGAGCGGTTTTGAACCAAGCGACGGGCGCGGCGGCGCAAGCCCAGGTTAAGGTCGGGTCTGCCGGCGTGCAGAGGCTGCTGCAGTCTCCCAACGGGCCCGTGAAGCAGGTGTTGCTCACCTCCATGCCCCAGCAAGTGCAGCAGAcgcaaggccagcaggtgcaggtgcAGATACCCCAGGGCCAGACCCAAGTCCAAGTCCAGAGCCAGCCTGCTCACATCCAAGTCCAAGCGCAAAATCAGGTGCAGCTTCAGCCAGCCATGCAGGCCCAGACCCCG GGGAGCGAAGCAAAAAGAATCACACTGGTTCTCCAACAGCCGTCACAGGCGGCTGCTGCTGCGACACCAACGGGTCAAACCGTGGCAGGCCAGCCGCAGGTCACACAGGTTCAGACAGCCCAAGGAggacagcagcaacagcaacaacaggCCCAAGCTCCGGCTAGACTGGTCCTGGGTCAGCTCCCCGGGGGGAAACTGGTCCTCCAGGGAAGTCAGCTTTCAGCCTTGACACAGGCCCGGGCTGCAGGCCAGGCAGGGGGGCAGCCCAAAGTCCTCACCATCCAGCTGCAGGTGCAACAGCAGCCTAACCAGCAAGGAGGTGTGAAG TACCAGCTGGTGTCAGGAGGAGGTAATACGGGAAGCCCACAGGTACTCCAGATATCCCAAGGCCAAGGGGGGCAGAGACTGGCAGTGCCTTTCAAAATGCTCCTGCAACCACAG ACAAGCTCGGCATCCACAGCTGGCGGCGGGGCAGTTTCCGTGGTGAAGGTCGTCAACACCTCGACGGCAGGACCCTCCAGCACGACCACCTCCCCGACGCAGACCATACGCATCGCAAAGGCCCCCGGCGATTCTTCCTCCGTGCGACGCGTCGAGATCCTGTGCAAGCAGGAGAAGGCAAACCGTATCGTCGCCGAAGCGATAGCGAGAGCCAAAGCCCGCGGTGAGAAGAACCTGCCTCGAGTGCTCAACCAGGACGAACTCCCAGCCACGCAAACATCGCCGGAAATAGGGGGTACAGTCACGGTGGTATCGACCACAAAGAAAAAGACAAGCGGCGGAGGGAGCAAGAAGAAAAGTCCCGTAGCTACGGGATCGCCATCcaaaccagcagggggcgctgacAAAAAAGGCAAAGCCAAACCTGCAGGAGGGAGCGTCATAGACACTGGAGGGATTGTAATACCCGCCGcaggaaacaaaagcaaaagtaaAATCAAGACCAA CACTATTACTCTTGTGGGAGCAAAGAAACGAAAAAGGAATGCGTCTTCTGATCACTCAGACGGGGAGCTCAGCCCCGCCTCACCTGCTGCGCTGGAGGAAGACCTGATCATG AAGAGGCGTTCAAATCGCGTGGTGAAAAGGAAGAAGTACACAGAAGACCTGGACATTAAGATAACGGACGACGAGGATGAGCAGGAGGACGTCGACGTCATGACGACCACGGCGGCCGTGGCCTCCATCAGCGCGCAGCCCGTAGCAGCGGTGACAACGCCGGCAGCAGCCGCCGCAGCGGCTCACATGCACCAGGAAATAGAGTTCAACGCCGACGGACTGCCTGGCATGCAGTTCTTTGTG GAAAACCCGAGTGAGGAAGATGCTGCCATTGTGGATAAAGTCCTTTCTATGCGACTAACAAAGAAAGAA GTTTTCCCAGGGCAGTACACCAATGTTGAGGAATTCTTTGTAAAATACAAGAACTA tTCATATTTGCACTGTGAATGGGCCAGCTTGGAGCAGCTGGAGAAGGACAAAAGGATCCATCAAAAGATCAAAAGGTTCAAGACCAAACATGCACAAATGAGGCATATCTTCCAAGAG GAGGAGGAGCTGTTCAACCCGGACTACATCGAAGTGGACAGGATTCTCGATGTTTCCCACAGTGTCGACAAAGACAACGGCGAGGT GGTGTACTACTTGGTCAAGTGGTGCTCCCTTCCGTATGAAGACGCCACCTGGGAGCTGAAGGAGGACGTGGACGAGGGGAAGGTTGAGGAGTTCAGCAAAATCCAAACTCGGCAACCCCGTCTCAAGAGAACG TCCCGACCCCCGGCCGGCTCGTGGAAGAAGCTGGAGGAGACCCGAGAGTACAAGAACGGCAACACGCTTCGGGAGTACCAACTGGAGGGCGTCAACTGGCTGCTCTTTAACTGGTACAACAG GCAAAACTGCATCCTGGCAGACGAGATGGGTCTAGGGAAGACCATCCAATCCATCGCACTCCTGTCCGAGATCTATGCTGCGGGGCTCCAAGGCCCCTTCCTCGTCATTGCTCCTCTTTCCACCATTACAAACTGGGAACGGGAATTCTCCACGTGGACCAACATGAACGCCATCGTGTACCATGGCAGCCTCGCCAGCAGGCAGATGATCCAGCAGTACGAGATGTACTGCAAAGATGACAAG GAACATTTAATCCCAGGCGCATACAAATTTGACGCCTTGATCACAACGTTTGAGATGATCTTATCCGACTGTCCGGAGCTGAGGGAGATCTCGTGGCGTTGTGTGATCATCGATGAGGCTCATCGTCTCAAGAATCGTAACTGCAAGCTGTTGGACAGCTTGAAGATGTTGGATCTG gaACACAAGGTGTTGTTGACCGGCACTCCTCTGCAGAACACCGTGGAGGAACTCTTCAGTTTGCTTCATTTTCTGGAGCCTGCCCAGTTCCCATCTGAGATTGAGTTCCTCAGAGAATTTGGAGACCTCAAAACGGAGGAGCAG GTTCAGAAGCTGCAGGCGATATTGAAGCCGATGATGTTGCGAAGACTCAAAGAGGATGTTGAGAAGAATCTGGCGCCCAAACAGGAGACCATCATAGAG GTTGAGTTGACCGACGTCCAGAAGAAATACTACCGTGCAATCCTGGAGCGGAACTTCAGTTTTCTCAGTTTAGGAGCCAACAGTAACAGCAACGTGCCCAACCTGCTCAACACCATGATGGAGCTGCGCAAGTGCTGCAACCACCCTTACCTCATCAACG GTGCCGAGGAGAAGATCGTAGCAGAGTTACGGATGGTATACGACCCTCTGGCCCCAGACTTCCATTTGCAGGCCCTGATTCGGTCTGCGGGCAAGCTCGTCTTGCTGGACAAGCTGCTGCCACGTCTCAAAGCTGGTGGCCACAAAGTACTCATCTTCTCCCAGATGGTACGCTGCTTAGACATTCTGGAGGACTACCTCATCAACAAGAG ataccTTTATGAGCGGATTGACGGCAGAGTGCGTGGCAATTTGCGGCAGGCCGCCATCGACCGCTTTAGCAAGCCCGACTCGGACCGCTTTGTCTTTCTGCTGTGTACCCGAGCTGGAGGCTTGGGTATTAACCTCACTGCTGCTGACACTTGTGTCATATTTGACTCGGACTGGAACCCTCAAAATGACCTGCAG GCACAAGCCCGATGTCATCGCATTGGCCAGTCTAAGGCAGTCAAGGTCTACCGTCTGATCACCAGGAACTCGTACGAGAGGGAAATGCTCGATAAAGCAAGTCTGAAGCTCGGCCTTGATCGCGCCGTTCTGCAAAGCATGAGTGGCAATAAAGACAGCAATGTCAATGgg ATCCAGCAGTTTTCCAAGAAGGAGATCGAGGACTTGCTCCGGAAGGGAGCATACGCCGCCATCATGGACGAGAACGACGAGGGCAGTCGTTTCTGTGAGGAAGACATCGACCAGATCCTCCAGCGACGagccaccaccatcaccatcgaGAGCGAGGGCAAGGGGTCCACCTTCTCCAAGGCCAGCTTTGTGGCCTCTGAGAACCGCAACGACATCGCCCTTGACGACCCTGAATTCTGGCAAAAGTGGGCCAAGAAAGCTGACATAGATATGGACACGATTAACCGAAAg AACACACTTGTGATTGACACTCCGAGAGTACGCAAGCAGACTCGACAGTATTCCAGTTTGCGAGGAGAAGGCGGGGAGCTGTCTGACATGGACAGTGACGAAGAGTACCCGCCTGCAAATTCCAGACACTCGCGTTCTTCCCGACGCTCCGATCGTCAGAGCGGAGTGGGTTACGGACGCACAGACTGTTTCCGCGTGGAAAAACATCTGCTTGTCTATGG ttgggGGCGCTGGAGGGACATTTTGGCTCACGCCAGATGTAAGCGACGACTGAGTGATCGCGACGTGGAGACGATATGCCGCGTCATCCTGGTCTTTTGTCTCCTGCACTACCGTGGCGATGAGAACATCAAGAGTTTTATCTGGGAACTCATCACACCACCGGAGAACGGACGTGAACCCCAAACACTGCTCAACCACTCCG GCCTTTCCATACCCGTCCCCAGGGGCAGGAAGGGTAAGAGGGTAAAAGCTCAGAGCACGTTTGATGTGCAGAAAGTGGAGTGGATCCGCAAGTACAATCCTGATACCCTTCTGCTTGACGACAGTTACCGCAAACACCTCAAGCACCAGTGCAACAA GGTGTTGCTGAGGGTGCGTATGCTCTACTATCTCAAGCAGGAGGTGATTGGTGACCACGCTGACTCGGTGCTGAAAGGAGCCGACATCAG AGATGTCGATATTTGGATACCAGAGATGGAGCAGCAAGAAGTACCTGCCGGATGGTGGGATGCGGAGGCTGACCGCTCACTGCTGGCCGGTGTGTTCAAACACG GTTATGAGATGTACACGACCATGCGTGCGGATTCACGCCTGTGCTTCTTGGAGAGGGTTGGTCGCCCCGATGACAAGGCTATCGACGCCGAGCAACATACCGGTGATGGGGAGCTAGGAGATGA AGGGGATTATGATAAATACTCTGAGGACCCCGAGTTCAAGCCAGCGTCAAGACTCCCCAAAGATTCTTACGAGGAG CCTGACGGCATGAAAGCAGAGGAGGAGATTACAGTGGTGGATAATAAGGCCGTCCCAGCGATCACAGAAAGCATACCTAACCCGAACCAGAGCGGATGCGATTGGCCGTCGAGCTCGTCGCTGACGGCACGGCTGCGGCGCTTGATCACGGCGTACCAGCGCAGTTACAGGCAAGAGCAGCTGAAACTTGAAGCTGAGGCAAAGGGCGACCGCAGGCGAAGGAGGTGTGAGCAAGCCAGTAAGCTGAAGGAGATCGCACGGCAAGAACGTCAACAAAG GTGGACACGCAGGGAAGAATGTGATTTCTATCGTGTAGTGTCGACCTTTGGCGTGGAACGGATGAAAAAGGAGCCGGGCCTTCCTGACGGCGAAGATCCAGATTTTGACTGGAACAGATTTCGTACTTTTGCCCGTCTGGATAAAAAAACCGACGAAAGCCTTAGTCGGTACTTCCGTTCTTTTGTAATCATGTGCCGGAGAGTGTGCCACCTCCGTCCTAGCCGTGATGAAG ATACGTCATCGGGTCCCCAGACTGTGGCGCCCATCACTGAGGAACGTGCTTCCCGGACACTTTACCGCATTAGCCTCCTCCGGCGCCTTCGTGAGCGAGTGCTCCCCCACCCTTCCCTGGAAGAGCGTCTGCCACTGGCCCCGCCCAGCTCTGAGTTGCCCACCTGGTGGAACATACCCGACCATGACCGCCAGCTCATGCTGGGCACGGCGCTCCACGGTGTCAGCCGCACCGAGCTCTCAATCTTCTCCGACCCTCAGTTCACTTTCAGCGCGGCCCGAGATGAATTCATTCAGAACCAGCAAGCTGCGCTTccgcctcagccgccgccgCAGCCCATCATGCACCTCGGCCAGCCCAAGTCTGACGGGGAGGTGTCCGGTGGGAAGGAGGAAGGCCAAGAAGAGGATATTAGGTTGCTCGGTGGGGAAATCGGTGCTAATCTACAGAGTACGCCTTTGGGTCTCCATGACGCCAAGTCACAGGCGCAGACCTGGAGCTTCAAGAAGAATAAAGCCAAGGGAGGAAGCAAAGGCGAAGAAGGCGGTTCCGATTCGGATTCCGATTCGGACTCGGGGTCGTCGTCGTCTGATCGATCGGGCAGCAGTGACGACAGCGGAGATAGTGATGAAGAGGTGGATGGAG CAGGCATGAAGACGTGTGATGAAGATAACAGTTTAATCTCCATGACCTTATCTCAAGATGGCATTCCACCTTCTGATCCTATAAGAGTAGACTGGCCCAAG GACCGTGTGCTGATCAACCGTCTGGACAGTTTGTGTACGCTGGTGCTGACCGGACAGTGGCCATCGGGGCGGCGTTACGTCTCCGAGGCTCATCTCAACGCAAACTCTGAACTGGCAGGAGACGAGATGGCCTACGCTCGCGCGGCCCGCAAGCCCATCGGCATGcctggaggagaaggagaggaTGGAGAATTCACTGTCAAGCTCCTCAAG GAGGAGGGTCTGAAGCTGACCTTCTCCAAGCAGGCGCTGATGCCTAACGGATCAGGAGGCGAGAGCAGTCGCAAGCGACGCAAGGACCAAGAG TTATCAGACCCAGATGGACTCCTTGATCCACTGGAACGTATACCTCGGCGCCGGGACCCGCCCACCTGGCTCAAAGAGAACCCAGATTATGAAGTAGAAGGAGACATGCTGGAG CTTCTCGTAAACAGGAGCAaacggaagaggaggaggagggcagaTAAAGTCCTGACGGGCAACGAGAAGGTCAAACTTATTAACATGAGGACTGGAAAGAAG ATTGGAGCAGCGTTCTGTCCGATGCTGCAAGACCTCCGAGAATATCTGGAGGAAAATCCCGATTTCGCTGTCATGCCGGATTGGTCGGAAACAGTTCGGAACTCG GGCTTTTTACCCGAAGCGCTCTTCCACCGACTACTCAACGAGTACACAGAGATCCCTAAGAAAAGCCGCCAccgccatcaccaccaccaccatcaccatcaccaccatcaccaccaccaacacACTCCAGAGCCCACTCCTGAAAATCCCTACCTAGAAGGCGTAGAGGAGGAGACCCTGGTCTCGGATGGAGCGTACATGATGGACGAGGAGGACCTGGAGACTTCCCAACACTTCCTCACAAGCCCAGACTTCGATGTAAAAATAGAGGCCGGCGACAGCCTTTCCCAAGGAGACTATGACAGCTCGGATCAGGAGGCCCTATTGGACGATGTCATCCTCACGCAGAAGGACTCTGACTCGTCATCCAGCTCAGAGGATTGA